From a region of the Campylobacter showae genome:
- a CDS encoding molybdopterin oxidoreductase family protein, which translates to MEEIVKTTCPYCGTGCGIDLIVRNGRIVDAKPSKDHHVNDGELCLKGMFGWEFVNSPKRLSRPMMRKLNGVYDKHGELEEVSFEEVYDFLADKFKSTVAKYGPSSIMGFSSARSNNEDNYVFQKFFRAQGSNNVDHCARLUHAPTVAGLASTLGNGTMTNDLVEFATDTDVFLLIGTNTSECHPIIAMQMQRGLQRGAKMIVVDPKRTDMAKKADIFLQIPIGANIKTLNTMMHVIIAENLQDSEFIEKYSEGFEYLKEAVKDFTPERFERETGIKKELVIEAARMYAKAGAAAICYTMGITQFSDGTSNVFSLSNLAVLTGNLGKKGAGVNPLRGQNNVQGACDMGALPNVIPAGAVNSPYAQEQARKVWHFELNPVPGFKLTQAPDKIDEGELKVLYVYGENPVMSDPWTEHFVHAVHHLDCFIVQDLFFTESAHKADVVLPAAGWGEKDGTFINTSRRVQRTRKASEPVSGVEPDWKVVCNIANRMGLEGFDFASPEQIWNELRELMPKFFGGISYYRLGKLGGISWPCPDEEHPGTPVLYSDHKSMLPGGKFRFAPVLYLDDKGERAKAEAEFRAKMNIPDGYPVGSGALSEVPDEVYPCLFTTGRKVYHYHTGTMTRECPALEYGAGVEGALIEVSPDIARERELEEGCYALVQNKRGQIAAKLRVNPDLKEGTIFTTFHYSEADGNELANAGDPDPLSGITPLKMTIANIRRLSEEEFIKFREQNEMSMHSANPYLSPVRA; encoded by the coding sequence ATGGAAGAGATCGTAAAGACCACCTGTCCATATTGCGGTACGGGCTGCGGCATCGATCTTATCGTGCGAAACGGTAGAATCGTAGATGCCAAACCTAGCAAAGACCACCACGTAAACGATGGCGAGCTTTGCTTAAAAGGAATGTTCGGATGGGAGTTCGTAAACTCTCCTAAACGCTTAAGCCGACCGATGATGAGAAAGCTAAACGGCGTCTACGACAAGCACGGCGAGCTTGAAGAAGTAAGTTTTGAGGAGGTTTATGATTTCCTCGCGGATAAATTTAAATCCACCGTCGCAAAATACGGCCCAAGCTCGATCATGGGCTTTAGCTCTGCGCGCTCAAATAACGAAGATAACTACGTTTTCCAGAAATTTTTTCGCGCCCAGGGCAGCAACAACGTCGATCACTGCGCCCGTCTTTGACACGCTCCTACAGTGGCAGGTCTTGCCAGCACGCTAGGAAACGGAACGATGACGAACGATTTGGTCGAATTTGCGACTGACACGGACGTATTTTTACTCATCGGTACCAACACGAGCGAGTGCCACCCAATCATCGCTATGCAGATGCAGCGCGGCCTTCAGCGCGGCGCAAAGATGATCGTCGTAGATCCAAAGCGCACCGATATGGCCAAAAAAGCCGATATTTTCTTGCAAATCCCGATCGGAGCGAATATCAAAACGCTAAATACGATGATGCATGTCATAATCGCCGAAAATTTGCAAGATAGCGAGTTTATCGAGAAGTACTCCGAGGGATTTGAATATCTAAAAGAAGCGGTTAAGGACTTTACGCCTGAGCGTTTCGAGCGAGAAACCGGTATAAAAAAAGAGCTCGTCATAGAGGCAGCTAGAATGTATGCTAAAGCAGGCGCGGCGGCGATTTGCTACACGATGGGTATCACTCAGTTTAGCGACGGCACGTCAAACGTCTTTTCACTATCAAATTTGGCCGTTTTAACGGGAAATTTAGGCAAAAAGGGTGCCGGCGTAAATCCTCTGCGCGGTCAAAACAACGTCCAGGGCGCATGCGACATGGGCGCGCTGCCTAACGTCATCCCGGCAGGCGCGGTAAACAGCCCTTACGCACAGGAGCAAGCGCGCAAAGTATGGCACTTTGAGCTAAATCCGGTTCCAGGCTTTAAACTAACGCAAGCGCCGGATAAAATAGACGAAGGCGAGCTAAAAGTACTCTACGTCTACGGCGAAAACCCGGTGATGAGCGATCCGTGGACCGAGCACTTCGTCCACGCCGTGCACCACCTAGACTGCTTTATCGTGCAGGATCTTTTCTTTACCGAGAGCGCGCACAAGGCCGACGTGGTGCTACCTGCCGCAGGCTGGGGCGAAAAGGACGGCACCTTTATCAACACCTCTCGCCGCGTCCAACGCACGCGCAAGGCTAGCGAACCCGTTAGCGGCGTGGAGCCTGATTGGAAGGTCGTTTGCAACATCGCAAACCGCATGGGGCTAGAGGGATTTGACTTTGCGAGCCCTGAGCAAATTTGGAACGAGCTAAGGGAGCTCATGCCTAAATTTTTCGGCGGCATAAGCTACTATAGACTAGGCAAACTAGGCGGTATCAGCTGGCCGTGCCCGGATGAGGAACACCCTGGTACGCCGGTGCTTTACTCCGATCACAAGTCCATGCTACCGGGCGGCAAATTCCGCTTCGCGCCGGTGCTGTACCTAGACGATAAAGGTGAGCGCGCAAAGGCCGAGGCCGAATTTAGGGCCAAGATGAATATCCCAGACGGCTATCCGGTCGGTAGCGGCGCACTTAGCGAAGTGCCTGACGAGGTATATCCGTGCCTATTTACGACCGGACGCAAGGTCTATCACTACCACACCGGAACGATGACGAGAGAGTGCCCCGCCCTAGAGTACGGCGCCGGCGTAGAAGGCGCGCTCATAGAGGTAAGCCCGGATATCGCTCGCGAGAGAGAGCTAGAGGAAGGCTGCTACGCGCTCGTACAAAACAAACGCGGCCAGATCGCCGCCAAACTGCGAGTAAATCCGGATCTAAAAGAAGGCACGATATTTACGACCTTCCACTATAGCGAGGCCGACGGTAACGAGCTAGCAAACGCGGGCGATCCTGATCCGCTCTCAGGCATCACGCCGCTAAAGATGACGATAGCAAATATCAGGCGTCTAAGCGAAGAGGAATTTATCAAATTTAGAGAGCAAAACGAGATGTCGATGCACTCGGCAAATCCGTATTTATCGCCTGTTAGAGCGTAA
- the fdh3B gene encoding formate dehydrogenase FDH3 subunit beta, giving the protein MSEFNDNNRLKFYCDDDRCIDCNGCAVACDEAHELPLGIRRRRVITLNEGVPGKEISTSIACMHCEDAPCSLVCPVDCFYIRADGVVLHDKDICIGCGYCLYACPFGAPQFPREGVFGAKGSMDKCTMCAGGPLPTNSEAEREEYGQDRISEGKVPVCAAMCSTKALLVGESAMIEKIYGDRVKARGYGFKDLKQTPTWKLAYYAGDRLKYSF; this is encoded by the coding sequence ATGAGCGAATTTAACGATAATAATAGACTTAAATTTTACTGCGACGACGATAGATGTATCGACTGTAACGGTTGCGCGGTGGCTTGCGACGAGGCTCACGAGCTGCCTCTAGGCATCCGCCGCCGCCGCGTCATCACGCTAAACGAAGGCGTGCCCGGTAAGGAAATATCAACCTCGATAGCCTGCATGCACTGCGAGGACGCGCCATGCTCGCTCGTTTGCCCGGTTGATTGCTTTTATATCAGAGCCGACGGCGTCGTGCTACACGACAAAGATATCTGCATCGGCTGCGGATACTGTCTATACGCGTGTCCGTTCGGCGCGCCTCAGTTCCCGCGCGAGGGAGTGTTTGGCGCCAAAGGTTCGATGGATAAGTGCACGATGTGCGCAGGCGGTCCGCTACCGACAAATAGCGAAGCCGAGCGCGAAGAGTACGGCCAGGATAGAATTTCAGAAGGCAAAGTGCCGGTTTGTGCGGCGATGTGCTCGACAAAGGCGCTGCTAGTAGGCGAATCGGCTATGATAGAAAAAATCTACGGCGATAGAGTCAAGGCTCGCGGCTACGGCTTTAAAGACCTAAAACAAACTCCGACCTGGAAGCTTGCTTATTACGCAGGCGATAGGCTAAAATACAGCTTCTAA
- a CDS encoding LemA family protein gives MKNLVIFLVVLGVIGGIAMKYINAFPVLDETVKEKWAQVQNQYKRRADLIPNLVKTVQGYASHEESVFKEVTEARSKASRMTIDVSSVDDPAKLKEFENAQKTLGGALSRLMAITENYPQLKADQNFLSLQSQLEGTENRIAVARKDYIAAVKDYNIALRKIPDKFIAAIFYPELKPRVTFEANEAEQSVPDVSFAK, from the coding sequence ATGAAAAATCTAGTCATTTTTCTAGTCGTCTTAGGCGTTATCGGCGGTATCGCCATGAAGTACATCAACGCCTTTCCCGTACTCGACGAGACGGTCAAGGAGAAGTGGGCTCAGGTGCAAAACCAATACAAACGCCGCGCCGATCTTATCCCAAATTTAGTAAAAACGGTTCAGGGCTATGCCAGCCACGAGGAGAGCGTGTTTAAAGAAGTAACCGAAGCTAGAAGCAAAGCTTCTCGTATGACGATCGACGTTAGCTCGGTAGATGATCCTGCTAAGCTAAAAGAGTTTGAAAACGCTCAAAAAACTCTAGGCGGCGCGCTATCTAGGCTAATGGCCATCACCGAGAACTACCCTCAGCTAAAAGCCGATCAAAATTTCCTCTCCCTGCAAAGTCAGCTTGAAGGTACGGAAAATCGCATAGCGGTCGCTAGAAAGGACTATATCGCAGCGGTCAAGGACTATAACATCGCCCTTCGCAAGATACCGGATAAGTTTATAGCCGCGATTTTTTATCCAGAGCTAAAACCGCGCGTAACGTTTGAAGCAAACGAAGCCGAACAAAGCGTGCCGGACGTGTCTTTCGCCAAATAA
- a CDS encoding TPM domain-containing protein codes for MKRILTNILYTVIALVLGLLLLVPSDETQEPQKNSEQLHSVTLMDKTAGQVDAPGAVAKDENVSQKIAEQLNFPALTGRVVDQAGILSTAVKEELESALAAHENNTTNQVVIVTIKTLGGANISDYSLKLGRYWGIGQKDKNNGVLLVVAPNDRRVRIEVGYGLEGTITDSFCEAIIDNYIVPEFKKGDIEGGIKIGTQKILALLDGDEAVKKDIEKLSEFPIEGYVMLFSALLIFARNMFGIIGQVCAIIGVSVFVGGAISLWIAPKLGIEDFAARGGITAALSAILLGLALRNILAKDKENFSDEGIEDNEYEGPDGDDGGGKGFKGGGGSFGGGGASGKW; via the coding sequence ATGAAACGCATTTTAACTAATATTTTATATACCGTTATTGCGCTGGTTTTGGGGCTTTTGTTGTTAGTCCCCTCTGATGAGACGCAAGAGCCTCAAAAAAACTCCGAGCAGTTGCATTCTGTTACGTTAATGGATAAAACAGCCGGCCAGGTAGATGCCCCTGGTGCGGTCGCCAAAGATGAAAACGTATCGCAAAAAATCGCCGAACAGCTAAATTTTCCCGCTTTAACGGGCAGAGTCGTAGATCAGGCGGGCATACTTAGTACCGCCGTCAAAGAGGAGCTAGAAAGTGCGCTAGCCGCCCACGAAAACAACACGACTAATCAGGTCGTAATAGTTACCATAAAAACTCTCGGCGGAGCGAATATTAGCGATTATTCTTTAAAGCTGGGCAGATACTGGGGCATCGGACAAAAAGATAAAAATAACGGCGTGTTGCTAGTGGTAGCTCCAAACGATAGGCGGGTGCGTATCGAGGTCGGATACGGCTTAGAGGGCACGATAACGGACTCTTTCTGCGAAGCCATCATCGATAACTACATCGTTCCCGAGTTTAAAAAAGGCGACATAGAAGGCGGCATAAAGATAGGCACGCAAAAGATCCTTGCGCTGCTTGATGGCGATGAAGCCGTCAAAAAGGATATAGAAAAATTAAGCGAATTCCCGATAGAAGGCTACGTGATGTTATTTAGCGCGCTGCTGATATTTGCTCGAAATATGTTCGGCATAATCGGTCAAGTGTGCGCCATCATCGGGGTTAGCGTCTTTGTGGGCGGCGCTATCTCGCTTTGGATAGCGCCAAAATTGGGCATTGAGGATTTCGCCGCCAGAGGCGGGATAACGGCTGCGCTTTCTGCGATACTTTTGGGTCTAGCTTTAAGAAATATACTAGCCAAAGACAAAGAAAACTTCAGCGACGAGGGCATCGAAGACAACGAATACGAGGGTCCGGACGGAGACGATGGGGGTGGTAAAGGCTTTAAAGGCGGCGGCGGAAGCTTTGGCGGAGGCGGAGCTAGCGGCAAGTGGTAG
- a CDS encoding TPM domain-containing protein — translation MKRILSTLFCVFTLLGLTAINLSAADSATEQNKTAKETPTQTSNEKSSNFPALTGRVVDQARVLSQSTKDELETLLATHENNTTNQVVVATIESLGNAQIEEYSIELARRWGIGQKGKDNGVVLVVAPNDKQVRIEVGYGLEGTLTDALSSSIINYYIIPEFKKGDIQNGINIGIQKIIALLDGDESVKEEIEKQDETPMEAYGIVAGMVMVFASAIFGAAALRIGASATLSGFISGVVAGTFGIEDLLVRGAILLVLFMLLFYLMRNMKTGGRGLYGGGSSGGGYGGGGFSGGGRSSGGGFSGGGGGFGGGGASGRW, via the coding sequence ATGAAACGCATTTTATCTACTTTATTTTGCGTTTTTACGCTTTTAGGACTTACGGCTATAAATTTATCGGCAGCAGACAGTGCTACCGAACAAAATAAAACCGCAAAAGAAACTCCTACTCAAACATCAAACGAAAAGAGTTCAAATTTCCCTGCCTTAACCGGCAGGGTAGTAGATCAGGCAAGAGTACTAAGCCAGAGCACAAAAGACGAACTAGAAACATTACTAGCTACTCATGAAAACAACACCACTAATCAAGTCGTAGTAGCTACTATAGAATCTCTAGGTAACGCTCAAATAGAAGAGTACTCCATAGAACTAGCTAGACGTTGGGGTATAGGACAAAAAGGTAAAGACAACGGAGTAGTATTAGTAGTAGCTCCAAACGACAAACAAGTACGCATAGAGGTAGGATACGGTCTAGAAGGTACTCTAACAGACGCTCTTAGTAGTAGTATCATAAACTACTACATAATCCCAGAGTTTAAAAAAGGCGATATCCAAAACGGTATAAACATAGGCATACAAAAGATCATTGCATTGCTTGACGGGGATGAGAGCGTGAAGGAGGAGATAGAAAAGCAAGATGAGACGCCTATGGAGGCTTACGGGATAGTAGCGGGCATGGTGATGGTATTTGCTTCGGCTATTTTCGGCGCGGCAGCTTTACGAATCGGAGCTAGCGCGACGCTATCAGGCTTTATCTCGGGCGTAGTCGCAGGGACGTTTGGTATCGAGGATCTGCTTGTTAGAGGCGCGATATTACTCGTTCTTTTCATGCTACTTTTTTATCTAATGCGAAATATGAAAACCGGCGGTAGAGGCTTGTACGGCGGTGGCAGCTCTGGAGGCGGTTACGGCGGAGGCGGATTTAGCGGAGGAGGCAGAAGCTCAGGAGGAGGCTTTAGTGGAGGGGGCGGAGGCTTTGGCGGAGGCGGAGCTAGCGGCAGGTGGTAG
- a CDS encoding MerR family transcriptional regulator, translated as MSYKMSELCELSQTPKSTILFYVKEGLLPEPVKVKDNVHQYGEDTLLMLNFIKYVQSNFHLSLKEVKALTQQKGFSFKRCYEALFDSLDTFMGSNFAQTLSAEQACDRLGISQAELDKFIKEGFIFMRGGKLTEKEVEILQIVLETQNSERGREILQTYINLAKQTAKIEAECAREIYAKAKDKNAALKLVFDNILILKPYILNFHTFDAYKKENK; from the coding sequence ATGAGCTACAAGATGAGCGAGCTTTGCGAACTATCGCAAACGCCCAAATCAACGATACTCTTTTACGTCAAAGAGGGGCTTTTGCCCGAGCCCGTGAAGGTAAAAGATAACGTCCATCAGTACGGCGAGGATACGCTTTTGATGCTAAATTTCATCAAATACGTCCAAAGCAACTTCCACCTAAGCCTAAAGGAGGTAAAGGCGCTCACGCAGCAAAAGGGCTTTAGCTTTAAGCGTTGCTACGAGGCGCTTTTTGATTCGCTCGATACCTTTATGGGGTCAAATTTCGCCCAGACGCTAAGCGCCGAGCAGGCGTGCGATAGGCTGGGTATCAGCCAGGCCGAGCTAGATAAGTTTATCAAGGAGGGATTTATCTTTATGCGAGGCGGCAAGCTAACCGAAAAGGAGGTCGAGATCCTGCAAATCGTGCTAGAGACCCAAAATAGCGAGCGCGGGCGGGAAATTTTACAGACCTATATAAATTTAGCCAAGCAAACGGCAAAAATCGAAGCCGAATGCGCACGCGAAATTTACGCGAAAGCAAAGGACAAAAACGCGGCTTTAAAGCTCGTTTTCGACAATATCTTGATCCTAAAACCATATATCTTAAATTTTCACACCTTCGATGCCTACAAAAAGGAGAACAAATGA
- a CDS encoding TPM domain-containing protein has translation MKRILSTLFCVFTLLGLTAINLSAADSATEQNKTAKETPTQTSNEKSSNFPALTGRVVDQARVLSQSTKDELETLLATHENNTTNQVVVATIESLGNAQIEEYSIELARRWGIGQKGKDNGVVLVVAPNDKQVRIEVGYGLEGTLTDALSSSIINYYIIPEFKKGDIQNGINIGIQKIIALLDGDESVKEEIEAKGDYDMPIEVYGIMGGIAAIIASAFLGDMIMNIGLSVMVASIIGLLVNLCFGIEDIIAQLAVVLGIALGFFYLVKDVKVGSGGSRSSGSSGSSSSSSGGGSRSSGGGFSGGGGSFGGGGASGRW, from the coding sequence ATGAAACGCATTTTATCTACTTTATTTTGCGTTTTTACGCTTTTAGGACTTACGGCTATAAATTTATCGGCAGCAGACAGTGCTACCGAACAAAATAAAACCGCAAAAGAAACTCCTACTCAAACATCAAACGAAAAGAGTTCAAATTTCCCTGCCTTAACCGGCAGGGTAGTAGATCAGGCAAGAGTACTAAGCCAGAGCACAAAAGACGAACTAGAAACATTACTAGCTACTCATGAAAACAACACCACTAATCAAGTCGTAGTAGCTACTATAGAATCTCTAGGTAACGCTCAAATAGAAGAGTACTCCATAGAACTAGCTAGACGTTGGGGTATAGGACAAAAAGGTAAAGACAACGGAGTAGTATTAGTAGTAGCTCCAAACGACAAACAAGTACGCATAGAGGTAGGATACGGTCTAGAAGGTACTCTAACAGACGCTCTTAGTAGTAGTATCATAAACTACTACATAATCCCAGAGTTTAAAAAAGGCGATATCCAAAACGGTATAAACATAGGCATACAAAAGATCATTGCATTGCTTGACGGGGATGAGAGCGTGAAGGAGGAGATAGAAGCTAAGGGCGACTATGATATGCCAATAGAGGTCTACGGGATAATGGGCGGTATTGCGGCAATAATCGCATCGGCTTTTTTAGGCGATATGATCATGAATATCGGCCTTAGCGTCATGGTCGCTAGTATCATCGGCCTTCTTGTAAATTTATGCTTCGGTATCGAGGATATCATAGCTCAACTAGCCGTAGTACTCGGGATCGCCTTGGGATTTTTCTATCTTGTTAAAGACGTGAAGGTTGGTAGCGGAGGCAGTCGAAGCTCTGGGTCGAGCGGCTCCAGTAGTAGCTCTAGCGGAGGAGGTAGCAGAAGCTCCGGAGGCGGATTTAGCGGAGGGGGCGGAAGCTTTGGCGGAGGTGGAGCTAGCGGCAGGTGGTAG
- a CDS encoding amidohydrolase family protein — protein MFRDGFYSAGEGLGAFGFGVNLRGGKTAANSARTNAASFGLVARKTEANLTRANLTEQNARVNLSSNLRASETTASETLGFYQNAADQIYAKDKFAETSVNLTANEANSSGFSRGKFNEIAVRESELSGLQNANLMQIKTVDIHSHLLSADVKFDRFYDKLALAFFAKKFDINRSELIKNGFEGYKSNFARLIKSSNFVQKSVVFGVDAKFDESGNLVHKDKTVCATNEDVFAFYEQNPNEVVPFFSVNPNRKDALNLIEKYHKMGFKGGKLLHSYWETDLNDKRYEPYFRLLSELGLPLVIHVGDENSLASNKALESIEQLKSPLNLGCRIVCAHMGASSDGAFTALSRDPEKFGANYFTLLGWLRGFDGLYADVSALLCINKARILPHLKTQTQIHDKILFGTDFPVPFSVILSSYDLPFRERLALNRIQNPLDRYVRAMSLYFGEDSPIFSNYKKILGEI, from the coding sequence ATGTTTCGAGATGGTTTTTATAGCGCAGGCGAGGGTTTGGGAGCTTTTGGTTTTGGTGTAAATTTGAGAGGCGGAAAAACGGCGGCAAACTCGGCCCGAACAAACGCCGCAAGCTTTGGCTTAGTAGCTCGCAAAACGGAGGCAAATTTAACTCGCGCGAATTTAACCGAGCAAAACGCGCGGGTAAATTTAAGCTCAAATCTAAGAGCAAGCGAGACGACCGCGTCAGAAACGCTCGGGTTTTACCAAAACGCGGCGGATCAAATTTACGCCAAAGATAAATTTGCCGAAACGAGCGTAAATTTAACCGCAAACGAAGCAAATTCGAGCGGGTTTTCGCGGGGTAAATTTAACGAAATCGCCGTGCGGGAGAGCGAACTTAGCGGCTTGCAAAACGCAAATTTAATGCAGATAAAAACCGTCGATATCCACTCGCATTTGCTTAGCGCGGACGTGAAATTCGACCGATTTTACGACAAACTAGCGCTTGCGTTTTTTGCCAAAAAATTCGACATAAACAGGAGCGAGCTTATAAAAAACGGTTTTGAAGGCTACAAAAGCAACTTCGCGCGGCTGATTAAAAGCTCAAATTTCGTCCAAAAGTCCGTGGTTTTCGGCGTCGATGCGAAATTTGACGAGAGCGGAAATCTCGTACACAAGGACAAAACCGTCTGCGCCACAAACGAGGATGTTTTTGCCTTTTACGAGCAAAATCCAAACGAGGTCGTGCCGTTTTTTAGCGTAAATCCAAACCGCAAAGACGCGCTAAATTTGATCGAAAAGTACCACAAAATGGGCTTTAAGGGCGGCAAGCTGCTGCACTCGTACTGGGAGACGGATCTAAACGACAAGCGATATGAGCCCTATTTTAGGCTACTTAGCGAGCTTGGGCTGCCGCTAGTGATCCACGTGGGCGACGAAAACTCGCTGGCGTCAAACAAGGCGCTTGAGAGCATCGAGCAGCTAAAATCCCCGCTAAATCTTGGTTGCCGTATCGTCTGCGCTCACATGGGCGCCTCAAGCGACGGCGCTTTCACGGCGCTTTCTAGGGACCCGGAAAAATTCGGCGCAAATTACTTCACGCTACTTGGCTGGCTGCGCGGATTTGACGGGCTTTACGCCGACGTTTCGGCGCTGCTTTGCATAAACAAGGCCCGCATCCTGCCGCACCTCAAAACCCAAACGCAAATCCACGACAAAATCCTTTTTGGCACCGATTTTCCCGTGCCTTTTAGCGTGATTTTAAGCAGCTACGACCTGCCGTTTCGCGAGCGCCTGGCGCTAAATCGCATCCAAAATCCACTCGATCGCTACGTGCGCGCGATGAGTTTGTATTTTGGCGAGGATTCGCCGATTTTTAGCAACTATAAAAAGATTTTGGGGGAAATTTGA
- a CDS encoding sulfate ABC transporter ATP-binding protein: MQGDQKMKEIFSRLDPNKATQEEIENFMRDLLENYVLEVAGEKFAFAEIEIYTSADKNTYKRVSSAGDIFFHNFGFDICFESSKEDYGGVLVRSLWPLGQAEPIVGPCRCANAILNISEPNLNFCLLDAKDPQEASENFSLRVRRVSLDADGEAINEPRRLTSREFERWLDSGEKEAEKYKKTINKYKDKAKNEKSTPNQAN; the protein is encoded by the coding sequence ATGCAAGGCGATCAAAAAATGAAAGAAATTTTTTCGCGTTTAGACCCAAATAAGGCGACTCAAGAAGAGATAGAAAATTTTATGCGCGATTTGCTGGAAAACTATGTGCTAGAGGTTGCAGGCGAAAAATTCGCTTTTGCAGAGATCGAAATTTATACGAGTGCGGATAAAAACACCTACAAACGAGTGTCGAGCGCCGGCGACATATTTTTTCATAACTTTGGTTTCGATATCTGTTTTGAGAGCTCGAAAGAGGACTACGGCGGCGTGCTCGTGCGCTCGCTTTGGCCGCTCGGGCAAGCCGAGCCGATAGTGGGCCCGTGCAGATGTGCGAACGCGATTTTAAATATATCCGAACCGAATTTAAATTTTTGCCTTTTGGATGCCAAGGATCCGCAAGAAGCGTCGGAAAATTTTAGCCTCAGAGTGCGCAGAGTCAGTCTTGATGCAGACGGCGAGGCAATAAACGAGCCTAGGCGACTCACTTCGCGTGAATTTGAAAGATGGCTAGACTCGGGCGAAAAAGAAGCTGAAAAATACAAAAAAACTATAAATAAATACAAAGACAAAGCGAAAAACGAAAAATCAACGCCAAATCAGGCGAATTAG